CTCGACGTGGCCGAAGATATCGACGCGGAGTTCCTCGTCATCCCGCGGGCCGCGAGCAGCGACGACGCCGTCGGCCGGGCCGCCCTCTACGTGCTCGAATACGCCAGTCAGCCGGTGCTGTCGGTCTAGAGTCGGATACTCATCTCTATCTCGAAGCTCTCGGCGCTGGTCGTCTCGAACCCGACCTTCTTGTACAGCGCGACCGCGGGGTCGTTCCACCGCTCGACGGTCAGCCACACCTTCTCCAGCCCCCGCGACTGACCGAGCCCCAGCAGCGCCTCGACGAGGTGGGTGCCGATACCGGCGCCCTGGAACGCCTGCAGGACGAAGATAGCGAGCTCGTGTTCGCCGTGGCGGTCCGGGACCAGCGTCGCGTGGCCGACGACGCTCCCCTGGTGGACCGCGACGACGTTCAGCGTCTCCTCGCTCAGAATCGTGTCGAGCCAGTCGTCGATGGCCGCCTCCCGTGCCGGCGGAATCCCCTGGGCCCGGTCGGCCGGGTCGAACGAGAGGTACATCTCCAGAACGCTCTCGCGGTCGGCCGCGTCGGCGGCCGCTAGCTCCACCTCGCGGCCCTCGCGGTCGGTGACGGTCCAGGGCGGTCGCGGGAAGTCGTCGGCCGGTTCGTCCGGATACTCGCGTGTCATCGGATGAGAGTCACCGGGGTCTGGGAGTTCAACAGGACGAACTCGACGATGGAACCGAGCTGTATCTTCCCGAGCGTCGAGCGCTCGCCGCCGCCCAGAACGATGCGGTCGAACTCCTCGTTTTCGGCCAGCGCGATGAGTTCGCTCCCCGGCGAACCACCGTCGAGACGGCGTATCGGCGCCTCGAAGTCGGCTTCGGCGAGTGTCTCCTCGACCCGTTCCTGAATCTCGTCGGTGTCGGCGCTGACCTCTTCGTTGTGGAAGATAGCGACGGTCACGTCGTCGCCGGTCTCCTGTGCGCGGTCGATGGTCTCCTCCAGCGCGTGATACGACAGCTCACTCCCCCCAACACCGAGTAGAATGTCCATGTATGGCCATCAGCGTCATCGGTCAAAAAGCCACATGACGCTTAGGAGTCGGTACAGACCGGCCGGCCCGGGCGGAGGCGGTGGTCAGTTTCGGATACTGGGCCGACCCGTCGTGACGGCTACTAGGTGTTAAATTCGGTTTTATTCATGGATATATGTAGTGTCTGATTGGACGAAATCTTCATATGATAGTTCGCCTCAGATGTGAGTGAGTATGTCACACACTACTCTCAACACGGCGCTACAGCTGTACCGCGACGGAACCTTCACGCTCGAGACGGCGTCGGCACAGAGCGACTGCTCCAGGGCGAAGCTGGTCGCGGAGCTCCAGTCACACGGTATCAGTCTCCGGGACGAGGACAAAGCGGCCCTCGCCGAGCGCGGGGCCTGCTGAGCCCCGCGGTGGCGGCGTGGCCACGGCTGGGGCGATACGCTTTTTCGCCGGGGGCACACACTGACGGCCATGACACCGCCGCCCGAAGACGAGGAGCCGACGCGGGTCGTCACGCCCCACGAGCCCGACGAGTCGGGCGAGGAACAGGGAGATATCGAGGGTCAGTCGACCGAGCCGGCTGGGACTGACGTGCCCGAAGACGTTCGGAAGTACGAGCGCTTTACCAAGATAGAGAGCGGGACCTACGACCGGGCCAACGAGTTCCTGCGCGAGCGGACCTACATCACGGCCCGCGAGTGGGCCATCGCCCGCCTCTGTGCGGATTTCCGCACCGAGACCGGCGTCGAGATGACGAAGATCGGCGAGAACCTCCCCGAACTCGTGCCGTTCATGACCGACACCTACACGCCCCAGGCGGTCAATCAGGCCCGTGCCTCCTTCGAGGAGAAGGTCCGGAAAGCCGGTGCGACGTTCCTCTACGGCGCGATGTCGGACTTCTTCACCGCCGAGGAACTGGACGACGTGATGTACGAGTCGACGGAGGTCGCGAAGTTCCTGCTGGAAGTCGAGGGCGTCGACCTCGCCGTCGAGGACGAGATGGAGGCCGAGGACCGCATCTCGACGGTGATGCGGGAGGTCCGGGAACACTCGGCGGCACTGCGCCACGACGAGGTGTGTTGCCCCGAGTGTGGCCACGAGTTCGGTGTCGATGAGAAGTGAGGAGCTGTCGGTCCTGAAATCCGACCTGTTCTTGTCGACCATCATGATCGGGGCCGGGGTGTTCAGCGACGGCGTCGAAGCCGTCCGCGCCGTTCCGGTCGTCACGGCGACCATCGCAGCGCTCATCGCCGTCGCGGTCTTTCTCGCCGAACACGACGTGGTACCGGGAGTCTACCCGGAGGTGGCCACGGTGGCTGCGTTTCTCGTCACCGTCGCCGTCGGCGTCGCCTTCGCCGTCCTGCTCGCGACGCCGGTCGCAGCCGTCAGCGCCGCGGGACTGACCGGTGGCGGCCTCGGCGTCGCCGCCTACCGGCTCGTCTTCGGCGTCGTCCTGCCGGTCCCCGACTATCGGCTAGAGAAAGGCGAGGAGCCCGAGGAGTCGGTAGAGCCCGAGTGAACGGGGTCAGCGGACGCACAGCACGTCGCCACGGCGCAATCGGAAGGGCGCTGCACACACTCACTCGACTAGTTCGCCGTCGGCGTCGCGGACGTTCTCGCCCGCGTGGTCGTAGAACACGTCGCCCTCGGGGTCGCGCTCGAACACCGTCGTCCCCCGGACCATCGTCCACTCGGGGAAGACGGCGTCGAAACCCTCGAAGGGCGTCCAGCCGCAGTCGGTGTGGCGCTCGTCAGCGCGTATCTCGGTGGTCTCGGTGGTGTCGACCAGCACGAGGTCGGCGTCCTTGCCGGGCTCGATAGCGCCCTTCTGGGGGATATCGAAGACGGCGGCGGGG
This is a stretch of genomic DNA from Halomicroarcula saliterrae. It encodes these proteins:
- a CDS encoding GNAT family N-acetyltransferase, translating into MTREYPDEPADDFPRPPWTVTDREGREVELAAADAADRESVLEMYLSFDPADRAQGIPPAREAAIDDWLDTILSEETLNVVAVHQGSVVGHATLVPDRHGEHELAIFVLQAFQGAGIGTHLVEALLGLGQSRGLEKVWLTVERWNDPAVALYKKVGFETTSAESFEIEMSIRL
- a CDS encoding universal stress protein, yielding MDILLGVGGSELSYHALEETIDRAQETGDDVTVAIFHNEEVSADTDEIQERVEETLAEADFEAPIRRLDGGSPGSELIALAENEEFDRIVLGGGERSTLGKIQLGSIVEFVLLNSQTPVTLIR
- a CDS encoding DUF7317 family protein, with amino-acid sequence MSHTTLNTALQLYRDGTFTLETASAQSDCSRAKLVAELQSHGISLRDEDKAALAERGAC
- a CDS encoding DUF5806 family protein, with the protein product MTAMTPPPEDEEPTRVVTPHEPDESGEEQGDIEGQSTEPAGTDVPEDVRKYERFTKIESGTYDRANEFLRERTYITAREWAIARLCADFRTETGVEMTKIGENLPELVPFMTDTYTPQAVNQARASFEEKVRKAGATFLYGAMSDFFTAEELDDVMYESTEVAKFLLEVEGVDLAVEDEMEAEDRISTVMREVREHSAALRHDEVCCPECGHEFGVDEK